The window GATATTGAAAAAGCTGAACAGCAACCAGAACCTTGGTCTAATCCATCTGGAGGATATGATCCATGGAATACCGATACATTTGCAGCAGGGTCTTTTGGCGCACCACTTCCATCAGATGGTACCCCTCCTAATACAGCAACCTTTGCACTCTACCCTTCTTATGTCTATGAAAACGAACCTTTTGCTGTGGCTATTACTGGTAATGCAACAGCACCTGCATTTGGCGCTTATTTAGATGGTGGAAGCCAACAAGGCCAACTGCTCCTTGGCGGTTCTTGGACGTCATCGGGCTACAATAATGTTCCAACACCATTACCCACAGCTGTAACAGCCCGTATTGTATCAGTTGCTTCACCACCTGTTAAGATTCGATTAAAAGCAAGTGGTAACACGGCAGATACTAAGACAGTTACAGGTCTAACCACAGGCTATGGCTACCTGCAAGGTGCCGTAACAGGAACAGCGGGACATATTGTTGCTGCCTTAAAAGATAATGTTATTCTCGGTACAGCCCAGATTGATGCATCCGGTCAAGCCTCTATTGCAGTCAAAGAAGATACAGGCATTACATTGGCTGTATATGGAATAGACGGTACATTTATCAATCATCTTAACGGTAATTATAGTGTCACTAATGGTAACACAACACCTATTGTGGACAATGGTTCCAGTGCGTTATCCGTTGCAGCGGCTTTAGCTGAGCCTAATGGTACAGAAGTGACCTTAACGGGATATATTACATCTGACCTGAATGGTATCTATGCGATTAAAGTTGCAGATACAAATGACGCGTCTGCCCAAAGCATAGCCGTAAAGCTTGAAGCAAGTATGAGGGACGAATTTAGTCCTCTTAATAACCCAAGTGCACTTGGCCGTAAAATCGTCGTAACGGGTACACGTAATGATTATATGCTTCTACCAGGTCTTAGGAATGTAACCTCCATTGAATTTGTAGGTTCTAGTAATAACCCAGATCCCCTATCCGTTGCAGCCTCCTTAAATAAAGCTAATGGAACAACTGTTACCTTAACAGGCTATATTGTTGCCGACCTGAATGGTATCTATGCTGTTAAAGTTGCTGATACCAATGATTCACAGGCAGACTTTATTGCCGTAAAATTAGAAGCAAATATGCGGGATGAATTTAGTCCTCTCAATAATCCAAATGCTCTCGGTAAAAAGATTATTGTTACTGGCACACGTAATGACTATATGCTCTTACCCGGTCTTCGGGAGGTATCCTCTATTGCATTTGCAGAGGATAACCCCTCTGCCCTAACTGTTGCTCAAGCAAAAGCTGAACCTAATGGAACAGTGGTTACTTTGACAGGTTATATTGTTGCAGATCTGAATGGTATCTACGCTGTTAAAGTTGCTGATACAAACAATGGGCAAGCAGATTTCATAGCTGTGAAGCTAGAATCCAACATGAGAGATCAATTCAGTCCGCTGAATAACCCAAGTGCATTGGGACGTAAAATACGTGTAACAGGTAAGCGAAATGATTACATGCTATTGCCTGGTTTGAAATATGTTTCTTCAATAGAATTTGTCAATTAAGGATAAAAAATAAAACCTCCATATTGGAGGTGATGAAATAGGGAAGTTTTTTCCTTTGGCAGTGGATACGTATCTGCTGCCTTTTTCGTGCTATTTACGCATAAATTTTTCACCGTATGCTTTTTAATCTCATATATGTATCGTTGACTAAGAAAATTGGGGTTGTTTACTTTGTATTCCATGGAAGGGGTTCTCTTGGCTCAAATGTTCCAGTACTAATGGATGTTATTTCTCCCGTTTCAGGGTTAGTAGGCTGATCAACCTGAAATAAATAACCGGTCTTTCCATATCTACTGAGCTTATCCTGATTATAATGATCACTTTCCATACAGATATTGACCGCTTTCAAGGCAATCGTCATATCGTCGCTCCCCTGGAAAAGCTCATGCT is drawn from Vallitalea pronyensis and contains these coding sequences:
- a CDS encoding DUF6359 domain-containing protein, with product MKHMFLLKKFKCLLLTIVLLLTVNSYLNPTEMTDSFTSHASTPYTWNNVIPEKTPLPANDNGKLVLFDTSHGGTEGSADWVIDGAFSSFADALVAEGYTVREYRGIDKNNDGAIRFYDDRQPSLVALNECVITYAGISQADVFVMAEPNRPLKTSEYDALMQFVNAGKGIYFIADHYNADRNLNTWDATEVFNGYNRSTDATYNLGGEYGDMRNPQDANLGWLSENFGIRFRFNAIDCKSGVSDVRPASQTEGITQGVDPILMAGGATLSIVDGSKAKGLVYLSSSDNATKWSYAADTGLYFGGEAEGPYVAISKPSTGKAAFIGDSSPVEDDTPKYLRQTDGTTKKTWPGWHDTGHAATLSVNIVNWLATPESYVGFDGVTHTAGTVTPNPMIDIEKAEQQPEPWSNPSGGYDPWNTDTFAAGSFGAPLPSDGTPPNTATFALYPSYVYENEPFAVAITGNATAPAFGAYLDGGSQQGQLLLGGSWTSSGYNNVPTPLPTAVTARIVSVASPPVKIRLKASGNTADTKTVTGLTTGYGYLQGAVTGTAGHIVAALKDNVILGTAQIDASGQASIAVKEDTGITLAVYGIDGTFINHLNGNYSVTNGNTTPIVDNGSSALSVAAALAEPNGTEVTLTGYITSDLNGIYAIKVADTNDASAQSIAVKLEASMRDEFSPLNNPSALGRKIVVTGTRNDYMLLPGLRNVTSIEFVGSSNNPDPLSVAASLNKANGTTVTLTGYIVADLNGIYAVKVADTNDSQADFIAVKLEANMRDEFSPLNNPNALGKKIIVTGTRNDYMLLPGLREVSSIAFAEDNPSALTVAQAKAEPNGTVVTLTGYIVADLNGIYAVKVADTNNGQADFIAVKLESNMRDQFSPLNNPSALGRKIRVTGKRNDYMLLPGLKYVSSIEFVN